GCGTAAGCGTTGAAGGCAACAAGCAAAAGGACAAGAAAAACAGGCAATATACGGCGCACGGTGCTACTCCTTAGTTGATGTTAAGGAAACAGAATTTCAACCGTGGTGGGGACGAAACCGTTAATGCGGATTCGACTCCTGATGCTTGAGAGTATCCCTTTGTGTAAAAAAGAACAATATCGTTTTTGTGGCTAAACGGGCTGCAGATTGCCTGCCTGTGGTTTGCCTTGATAGGGCCGTTCCGTCCGACACGCCGAAAGTGCGGCGCTGTGTTTCTGATTGGAGGTGACAGCGCAGCTATCTGCCCCAGAGAACAAGCTCGCCGTCTTCCGCATCTATGGTTTTGCCGTAGGGGGTAAAGCCGTTCTTTTCAAGAACGCGCTGCGAGGCCAGGTTGTTGATGGCTGTTTTGGCCATATAGCGCATGGCGGAATCATGGGCCTGCGCTCCTGCCAGCATCAATGCAAGTCCGCGTGAGGCAATCCCCATTCCCTGAAATTCTGTTGCTGTGCCATAACCGATTTCATGAACACTAGAATCGTTAGTGGGCAGAAACGATGCAGTGCCCAGGGTTTGCCCGGTGATATCATCTATAAAGAGCCGTGGGGAGCACCAAAACCAGTCTGTTCCACGCGTGTGGAGATCAAGAGCCGCTTGAAGAACAACATGAGGAAGTAGATATTCTGCACAGTTTATCTGGCTTAATAAAATCTTTCCCTGAAGCAGTGAGTGAACATCATGAAGGCAAAGCGACTTCATTATAAATTTTATCATTGTAATCCTTGTTCATTGCGCATCAATTAAGAAAAAAATAATTACAAATCATCGGTAAAAATCTAATCCGCAGGTTTTTCAATGCTGCCGTGCGCATCACTTGTTTCTTCAAAGCTGATTTCAGGTTCGTCTTTTTTATATTTCTTTAGCTCTGCTCTCAAGTCTTCAATTTCCAGGTCAAGATATAGGTTTATTCGTCTTAGCTCAGAAATTGTTTTCAGGTTCAATCTGTACTTTCGGATGAACTGTACGGCATAAAATCCCAAAATAGCACCAAAAAGTATTGTTGCAGCTCTTATTAAAAGCATATTGTCCATCCTGATTTTTTGTTTTTGATATATAATAATTGTTTCTATATCAATGTATAATTCTAAAGTATTAGTCCGCATTCCACCCCGCGACATTGCGATTTGCTGACAAAGATTGCCAGCTTTCGTTGCAAGGCAGGATTCCAGAGCAGAAGTCGAAGTAAAAAAGCATAAATTTCGCTAAGATAATATTATATTTATTTTTTGAGTTGTATCCGTGCGAAAGTACATCCTATGCAGTTTTGAATATATAATTTTTATTAAAATTTTTTTATTTGTACTAGTTCTCAATTAGTTTCAGCTAGCTATAATAAACCGACTAATCAACTAATATTTATATATCGTTGCATCTATTATCGGCTACTAGTATACACCCGCGATGCAAAAAATAGCTGTATGCCTCACGGTGATTCTGTTGCTTATGCAGAATGCTTATGCCGCCGCACCAATGCCGTCTTTTTCTCCTGATCGAGCTGCAGAGTTACACGATCAGCGTCTGCGAGAGATGGAAGATAACCAGCGCCGCAGGATGCTTTTGACCCCGCCCGCAGAGCAGCCAGAGCCAACCAAGCCCCAGCCGCATAAAGAAACAGGTCATTGCATACCTATCAATACAATCAGTGTGGAAGGGGCCACCCTGCTTTCCTCGCATCAGGTACGGGCGATCACGCAGGCTCACGAGGGGCAATGCCTTACGCTGGGCGGCATCAATACGGTGCTGCAAGAACTCACCAACGCCTACGTCCAGAAAGGCTATGTTGGTTCCAGAGCTGTGCTGGAGCCGCAGGATCTTTCACTTGGGGTGCTGCACATCCGCGTTATCGAGGGCAGGGTGGAATCTATTGAAATGTCGCCCGGTTCCACCATGAACGCCCGCCAGCTCAAAACAATCTTCCCTTTTGTGAAAGGCTCGGTTCTTCAGCTGAGGGACATTGAGCAGGGGCTGGATCAGCTCAACCGTCTGCCTTCCAACAGGGCCATCATGTCCATAGCGCCGGGTTCGCAGGTAGGCGAAAGCAAGGTGGTCATTGATAACGTGCAGGAACGCACGTGGCGGCCAAGTGTTGGCTTTGACAATCTGGGGCAGGATACGACAGGCCGCGCGGAATACACCCTGGGCTTGGAAAAAGACAACTTCATCGGCTGCAACGACCAGTTTTCGTTCTACTACACAGGTTCCATGCCCCAGGTTTTCGGCCAGTTCAAAAATGACTGGGAAGGCGCGAGCGAGAGCGTCACCGGGCTGTTTTCAATCCCGTTAGGCTATTGGCTGCTGAGCGGCAGTGCCAGCCGTTTCAATTACACGACGCAGATATACGGATTGAATCAGGCCTACACCAGCAGCGGCACCACCTCTGCCATGCGCCTCGCACTGGACAGGGTTATCTGGCGGGACGGCAACGGCAAGCTCTCTCTGGGTACGTTTATTCAATACAGAGACGTGGAAAACCACTTTGAAGACGTGCGTCTTTTGGCCAGCAGCTATCGGCTTACCACCACCGGGCTTGCGGCCAGTTATGTGCGCCGCATGCTTGGCGGCGTACTGACCCTTCAGGCGGAGCAAATCTGGGGCATTCCCAATATGTCATGGAGTGTTCCCGGCCCGGAAACCTCCACAACTCCCCACACGCGGTTCAGCAAAACCACAGGCACGGTTGGCTGGCAGCGGCCATTTGAGCTCGGCCAGCAGCAATGGTCGTGGAATCTTACGGCCTTTGGTCAAACCAGCGAGCAAACCATGTACGGCGCGGAGCGCCTGTATGTGGGCAGCCCCTACACTGTGCGCGGATTTCGCGAAACACCCGTGGGCGGTGATTGCGGGGGCTATATGCGCAACGAACTGGCCTGGACTGTTCCGGCAAAGATTCTGGAACCGGTGACGGCTTCGCCGCTTGGGCCAGTGCAAATTTACGCGGCCTACGACTACGGCGGCATAAGCCGCGATGCCAAAGACCCCTACGAATGGGGCGAGCTGACAGGCATGACTATCGGCGTGCGCACCAGCGGCAAGCTTTCGGTGCAGGCATCGTGGTCAAAACCGCTGACAGTGCCGGATTACGTGCAGGATAAGGGCGATGTTTGGTCAGTAAGCGTGCGTTACACCTTTTAACGCCAGCACTGGCAGATGCCGCATCCGCCTGATGCCTGCGGCGCAAAGCAGAGCAAACGTTTGGAACAGCTCAGGCTCAATTTGCCTGATATTTACACTTAGGGAATCATCATGGAACACCGTACACCAATACACTCCGTGGCATTGTGCGCCATACTTTCGGCGCAACTGATTCTTTCTCCCATTTTTGCCGCATCCGCATTTGCTGCGGGCGGGGTAACCCCCGACCCCAACGCGCCCGGCAGCAAGCGCCCATCCATGGATGTTTCGGCCAACGGTGTTCCGCTCGTCAACATTACCGCGCCCAACAGCTCGGGCCTTTCGCACAACCAGTATTCAGACTTCAATGTGCACCAGCAGGGGCTGATTCTCAACAACAGCTATCGGACTGTTACTACGCAGATTGGCGGCATTATTACGGGCAATCCCAATTTTCACGGTGATTCTTCGCGCGAGGCCAGCACCATTCTCAACGAGGTGACAAGCGCCAACCGTTCGCGCATTGAGGGCTACATCGAGGTGGGCGGCCGCCCTGCGGATGTTGTTCTGGCAAACCCCAACGGCATCACGGTTAACGGCGGCGGCTTCATCAATGTGCCGCGCGCTACGCTGAGCACCGGCGTGCCGCAGGTAAACCCCGCCGGGGCGTTGACCGGGCACGAGGTGCAGCGCGGCGATATCAGCATTGAAGGCGCTGGCATCAATGCGGACAATACCGATGCCTTTACCCTGCTGGCCCGTACAGCCTCCGTAGAAGCCCAGGTTCGCGGCAAAAACGTCACGGTAGTGGCTGGCAGAAACAACATTGCCACAGATGGCACGGTTACGCCGCTGGCGGATGATCCTGCCAATCCCAAGCCTCAGGTTGCCATTGATTCCTCTGCCCTTGGCGGCATGTACGCCAACCGCATAACCCTGGTCGCCACAGAAAAAGGCGTTGGCGTCAACCTTGAGGGCACGGTGCAGAGCGCAGACCAGATGGTTATTACCGCCGATGGCAAGCTGCGCCTGCGCGAAGCCTCGTCGGGCGGCGATGCCATGCTTGCAAGCAATACGGAAATCCGTGTGGACGAAAGCGCGGCGGCGGCAAAAAGCCTCGGAGTCTCCGCGCCAAGGGTTTCCACCCCCGGCGTGCTGGCTGCTGGCGAGAATCTATCCATACAGGCAAACGCTCTGGCACTGGAGCCAGGGGCGAGGGTCGTTTCAGGCGTGGATTCTTCCGGCGGGCTTACGCAGCATGGCAAAACAACCATTGTTGCCGACACGCTGGAGGCCAATCAGGCGAAGGTGCTTTCTGGCGGCAGTGTGGGCATTGCGGTTACCAATACAGCCAATGTGCGGTCTTCAACCATATCCGTTCAGGATGCCCTGCTTTTGACTGGCGGAACCTACCTTTTGTCAGACAGTCTGGTGCAGGGGCAGAACATTGGCCTGGATGTGCGCCAGTTGACCGTTGCCGGAAAATTCACAGTAGAAGCGTACACCAATCTGGCAGTGAAAGCCGCGTTGATGGAAGTGCAGGAC
Above is a window of Desulfovibrio desulfuricans DSM 642 DNA encoding:
- a CDS encoding ShlB/FhaC/HecB family hemolysin secretion/activation protein, which gives rise to MLLTPPAEQPEPTKPQPHKETGHCIPINTISVEGATLLSSHQVRAITQAHEGQCLTLGGINTVLQELTNAYVQKGYVGSRAVLEPQDLSLGVLHIRVIEGRVESIEMSPGSTMNARQLKTIFPFVKGSVLQLRDIEQGLDQLNRLPSNRAIMSIAPGSQVGESKVVIDNVQERTWRPSVGFDNLGQDTTGRAEYTLGLEKDNFIGCNDQFSFYYTGSMPQVFGQFKNDWEGASESVTGLFSIPLGYWLLSGSASRFNYTTQIYGLNQAYTSSGTTSAMRLALDRVIWRDGNGKLSLGTFIQYRDVENHFEDVRLLASSYRLTTTGLAASYVRRMLGGVLTLQAEQIWGIPNMSWSVPGPETSTTPHTRFSKTTGTVGWQRPFELGQQQWSWNLTAFGQTSEQTMYGAERLYVGSPYTVRGFRETPVGGDCGGYMRNELAWTVPAKILEPVTASPLGPVQIYAAYDYGGISRDAKDPYEWGELTGMTIGVRTSGKLSVQASWSKPLTVPDYVQDKGDVWSVSVRYTF
- a CDS encoding GNAT family N-acetyltransferase yields the protein MIKFIMKSLCLHDVHSLLQGKILLSQINCAEYLLPHVVLQAALDLHTRGTDWFWCSPRLFIDDITGQTLGTASFLPTNDSSVHEIGYGTATEFQGMGIASRGLALMLAGAQAHDSAMRYMAKTAINNLASQRVLEKNGFTPYGKTIDAEDGELVLWGR